From a single Verrucomicrobiota bacterium genomic region:
- a CDS encoding phospho-sugar mutase has translation MTNDQLEAISRAVEAGQLLGTSAHNIRQLLAGGNNSVYRASIEELVSRKLWSELNDRFFKALAFGTGGLRGRTIGKIVAAAERGTVPAGARPEFPCIGTNALNFYNVSRATQGLVHYARAHLGTKTPLGGKAPEARPSMVIAHDTRYFSPEFAGYAAKVASELGCDVFLFEGPRSTPELSFAVRHTNAIAGVVITASHNPPHDNGYKVYFSDGAQVVEPHASGIIAEVNRVESEVYRAVTQSERGKITVLGPEFDELYKQRLRTLVLRPEIIAAQKDLIIVFTAIHGTGGTISVPLLRELGFRVLTVPEQDSPDGGFPTVRSPNPENAEALSLGMALADREHADLVIGTDPDADRMGAAYRDRHGKVQLLSGNQLGTLLAWYRIRTLKELGVLTPENAGRAVIIKTFVTTDLQKVIALAEGLRCVETLTGFKYVGAKLAKYEHALPELPQLQYRSLSEEETRRLRLEKSTYFVFGGEESYGYSGADFVRDKDANSAVMMFAEVAAYAKAQGVTLDDLLDRIYLQFGYYLEQSNWLVLEGAEGAARIKRLVEAYRANPPATLDGARVTGIRDFSGGGITDSEGDLIPKENMLMLFLEDDRRVVVRPSGTEPKMKFYLSGKREGLNEQTLPAAKAELAAALNRLWAELEADAKTRAA, from the coding sequence ATGACGAATGATCAGCTCGAAGCAATAAGCCGGGCGGTCGAGGCGGGCCAGCTGTTGGGGACGAGTGCGCACAACATCAGGCAACTTCTCGCCGGGGGCAATAACTCCGTGTACCGGGCGTCGATCGAGGAACTGGTATCCCGAAAACTCTGGTCGGAACTCAACGACCGGTTTTTCAAAGCACTCGCGTTCGGCACCGGTGGCCTCCGCGGACGCACGATCGGCAAAATCGTCGCTGCAGCCGAACGGGGCACAGTACCCGCGGGTGCCCGCCCGGAATTTCCGTGCATTGGAACCAATGCGTTAAATTTCTACAACGTGAGCCGGGCCACCCAGGGTCTGGTGCATTATGCTCGCGCGCATCTGGGGACAAAAACCCCTCTGGGAGGTAAAGCGCCGGAAGCGCGCCCCAGCATGGTCATCGCCCATGATACCCGCTATTTTTCCCCTGAATTCGCCGGGTACGCGGCAAAAGTGGCGTCCGAACTCGGCTGCGACGTTTTCCTGTTTGAAGGCCCGCGTTCAACGCCGGAGCTCTCTTTTGCCGTGCGCCATACCAACGCCATTGCCGGCGTGGTGATCACCGCCAGCCATAATCCTCCCCACGATAACGGTTATAAAGTTTACTTCTCGGACGGGGCGCAGGTGGTGGAGCCGCACGCTTCAGGAATCATCGCGGAAGTCAACCGGGTCGAAAGCGAGGTTTACCGCGCCGTGACGCAATCCGAACGCGGGAAAATCACGGTGCTGGGCCCGGAGTTCGATGAGCTTTACAAACAGCGGCTCCGGACGCTTGTCCTGCGGCCGGAGATCATCGCTGCGCAGAAGGATTTAATAATTGTGTTCACGGCCATTCACGGGACCGGCGGCACCATTTCGGTCCCGTTGCTGCGGGAACTGGGCTTCCGGGTATTGACGGTGCCCGAGCAGGACAGCCCCGACGGCGGGTTTCCGACCGTAAGATCACCTAACCCGGAAAACGCGGAGGCGCTCAGCCTTGGCATGGCGCTGGCCGATCGCGAGCACGCCGATCTCGTCATCGGAACCGACCCGGATGCCGACCGGATGGGGGCGGCATACCGGGATCGGCACGGAAAGGTGCAGCTCTTATCGGGGAACCAGCTTGGGACGTTGCTCGCCTGGTACCGGATCCGGACCCTGAAGGAGCTCGGTGTCCTGACCCCGGAGAACGCCGGTCGCGCCGTGATCATCAAGACCTTCGTGACGACGGACCTGCAGAAGGTCATCGCGCTGGCGGAAGGTCTCCGGTGCGTGGAAACCCTGACCGGCTTCAAATACGTCGGGGCGAAACTGGCAAAATACGAGCACGCCCTTCCGGAACTCCCGCAGTTGCAATACCGGTCGCTGTCCGAGGAAGAGACCCGCCGTTTGCGGCTCGAGAAATCGACGTATTTCGTGTTCGGCGGCGAGGAGAGCTACGGTTACAGCGGCGCGGATTTCGTTCGCGACAAGGACGCCAACAGCGCGGTGATGATGTTCGCGGAAGTGGCGGCGTACGCAAAGGCTCAGGGCGTGACCCTCGATGACCTGCTGGACCGCATTTACCTCCAGTTTGGCTACTACCTGGAACAGAGCAACTGGCTGGTACTTGAAGGGGCTGAAGGCGCCGCCAGGATCAAACGATTGGTCGAAGCGTATCGGGCGAATCCGCCGGCGACCCTGGACGGCGCCAGGGTAACGGGCATCCGTGACTTCAGCGGGGGCGGGATCACCGATAGCGAAGGCGACCTTATACCGAAGGAAAACATGCTCATGCTGTTCCTCGAGGACGATCGCCGGGTGGTGGTTCGCCCTTCCGGAACGGAACCGAAAATGAAATTTTACCTGTCGGGCAAGCGTGAAGGGTTGAATGAACAGACCCTGCCGGCGGCAAAGGCGGAGCTTGCCGCCGCCTTGAACCGTTTATGGGCCGAGCTGGAGGCCGATGCCAAAACGAGAGCGGCGTAA
- a CDS encoding glycosyltransferase, with amino-acid sequence MPAKVDLHLHSRFSDRSAEWFFRRFDFPDSYSDPRRLYKVLKDKGMTFVTLTDHNRIDGCLEIADLPGTFLSEEVTARFPEDKVAVHLLVWNLSEAQHREIQGLRDNLYELQAYLAQQGLVHAVAHPLYDKNRQLTADHLQRLILLFKHFEGVNGLRDTLLSSVVQYLLHSLTPAMIEEFANRQNLAPTHPEPARKILVAGSDDHAGIFPASAYTETPGGRTPSDYLRFVADGNCLIHGHGGTPIVISHGLYNLAYQFAKDKFAGAVNPNLGFLEIVFSRFMEGKNPTQFTLGEKIALVSNGILSGKIFDLVKPANLSIWPELANYFGSPAVQAQIARETEGVAEPERRAFLLVALVSNQLAFRFFDKFVHQIRGGNVIEAVQSLSALLPMGVLLGPYFYGFQSQAPSRPRLREICLGTVGTVPPELENTKRAWFTDTLEDVNGVATTIRKMTAAARENGAELIVVTSRESVGVHGIPIKNFPPIGEFELPEYELQKLSFPPVLHMLDYIQRERFSEVIISTPGPVGLTALLAAKMLDLKTTGIYHTDFPQYVRILTQDNYMETLASNFMHWFYSQFDLVYVNSEYYRQRWIQNGLPKERLKLLPRGLDTHLFTPALRDPAFWESYGKAPDEIGLLYVGRVSKEKNLDVAIGAFHKLRAEGLKIRMLLVGDGPYLRELREQFPEGCYTGYLNGKELATAYASADIFVFPSTTDTFGNVVLEAQAAGLPCVVSDHGGPQELVRDGDVGLVTRGLDVGAFAAAVRTLVCDPKLRAGMGQRARDRVLTRNWSNAFRQFWDETR; translated from the coding sequence ATGCCGGCCAAAGTTGACCTTCACTTGCATTCTCGTTTCAGCGATCGCTCGGCGGAATGGTTTTTCCGGAGATTCGATTTTCCGGACAGCTACTCCGATCCGCGCAGGCTTTATAAGGTACTGAAGGATAAAGGGATGACGTTTGTCACCCTCACCGACCACAACCGGATCGACGGCTGTCTGGAAATTGCCGATCTGCCCGGCACATTCCTGAGCGAGGAGGTAACGGCGCGCTTTCCTGAGGATAAAGTCGCTGTGCACCTGCTGGTCTGGAACCTGAGCGAGGCGCAACATCGCGAGATCCAGGGCCTGAGGGACAACCTGTACGAGCTGCAGGCTTACCTGGCCCAACAAGGACTGGTTCACGCGGTGGCTCACCCGCTCTACGACAAAAATCGGCAGCTGACGGCGGATCACCTCCAGCGGCTGATTCTGCTCTTCAAGCATTTTGAAGGGGTGAATGGGTTAAGGGACACGTTGCTCAGCAGCGTCGTCCAGTACCTCCTGCACTCGCTGACCCCCGCGATGATCGAGGAATTTGCCAACCGGCAGAATCTCGCTCCCACGCATCCGGAGCCGGCCCGGAAAATTCTTGTGGCGGGATCAGACGATCACGCCGGCATTTTTCCCGCTTCGGCCTACACGGAAACCCCGGGTGGCCGCACCCCATCCGATTACCTTCGCTTCGTGGCCGACGGCAACTGCCTGATTCATGGCCATGGCGGCACGCCGATCGTCATTTCGCACGGCCTTTACAACCTGGCCTACCAGTTTGCGAAGGATAAATTCGCGGGCGCCGTGAATCCGAACCTCGGCTTTCTGGAAATCGTTTTTTCACGGTTCATGGAGGGCAAGAACCCGACCCAGTTTACCCTGGGCGAAAAAATCGCCTTGGTTTCCAACGGCATCTTGTCCGGCAAGATCTTCGACCTGGTCAAGCCGGCGAACCTCTCGATCTGGCCCGAACTCGCCAATTACTTCGGGAGTCCCGCGGTGCAGGCTCAAATTGCCCGCGAGACGGAAGGGGTGGCTGAGCCGGAACGGCGCGCCTTCCTGCTGGTCGCGTTGGTTTCCAATCAGCTCGCGTTCCGGTTTTTTGACAAGTTTGTCCACCAGATCAGGGGCGGAAACGTCATCGAGGCCGTGCAGAGCTTGAGCGCCCTGTTGCCGATGGGCGTCCTGCTCGGCCCGTATTTTTACGGGTTTCAGAGCCAGGCGCCGTCCCGGCCGCGGCTCCGCGAGATCTGTCTTGGGACGGTCGGCACGGTGCCGCCTGAGCTTGAGAATACCAAGCGCGCCTGGTTCACCGACACCCTGGAAGACGTGAACGGGGTGGCCACCACCATTCGCAAGATGACCGCGGCGGCGCGTGAGAACGGGGCGGAACTCATCGTCGTAACCTCTCGTGAGAGCGTCGGCGTGCACGGCATCCCGATCAAAAACTTCCCGCCGATAGGAGAATTTGAGCTGCCGGAGTACGAACTGCAGAAGCTCAGCTTTCCGCCGGTGCTGCACATGCTCGACTACATTCAGCGCGAACGTTTCAGCGAGGTGATCATCAGCACGCCCGGCCCGGTTGGCCTGACCGCCCTGCTGGCCGCCAAGATGTTGGACCTGAAGACCACCGGGATTTATCACACGGATTTTCCGCAATACGTGCGGATTCTCACGCAGGACAACTACATGGAGACCCTGGCTTCGAACTTCATGCACTGGTTTTATTCCCAGTTCGATCTCGTCTACGTGAACTCGGAGTACTACCGGCAGCGCTGGATCCAGAACGGGTTGCCGAAGGAACGCCTGAAACTCCTGCCGCGCGGATTGGATACCCACTTGTTTACCCCGGCCCTCCGTGACCCGGCCTTTTGGGAGAGTTACGGTAAAGCCCCGGATGAAATCGGGTTATTGTACGTCGGCCGCGTGTCGAAAGAAAAAAACCTCGACGTGGCGATCGGTGCGTTCCATAAGCTCCGGGCGGAAGGTTTGAAAATCCGCATGCTGCTGGTGGGCGACGGTCCGTACCTGAGAGAGTTGCGTGAACAATTCCCGGAGGGCTGCTACACGGGGTACCTGAACGGGAAGGAGCTCGCCACGGCGTATGCGTCCGCCGATATCTTCGTTTTTCCGAGCACGACGGATACCTTCGGAAACGTCGTCCTCGAAGCCCAGGCGGCGGGTTTGCCTTGCGTGGTTTCAGACCACGGCGGCCCGCAGGAATTGGTGCGTGATGGTGATGTTGGCTTGGTGACCCGGGGGCTTGACGTGGGCGCGTTTGCCGCCGCGGTGCGAACCCTGGTTTGTGACCCGAAGCTGCGTGCCGGCATGGGCCAGCGTGCGCGAGACCGCGTGCTCACCCGAAACTGGAGCAACGCCTTTCGTCAGTTCTGGGATGAAACCCGGTGA
- a CDS encoding polysaccharide deacetylase family protein gives MRRLVVSVHDVSPLTQPDCEPMLQDLAAAGVSTTSLLVIPDHHRRAPVTKAPGFQQWLTTRVRQGHEAVLHGYYHLRDQRAGETFRDRWTTRLYTAGEGEFYDLDQEQASRRLRQGLADFGFLPCPFAGFIAPAWLLGAGAKSAVQACGFRYTTTVHGVDDLMTGRYLASRSLVWSTRAAWRRWASLRWNAWLDRRLRQREVLRIGLHPPDRRYPEIWVQVLEIVRRAARERQPVCYEQLVSGVGSHGATAEHGDHGGKTEIIRRTRRRTQKKNPKRWT, from the coding sequence ATGCGCCGCCTCGTCGTTTCCGTTCATGACGTTTCTCCGCTGACCCAGCCGGACTGCGAACCGATGCTGCAAGACCTGGCTGCGGCCGGCGTCTCGACTACCTCCCTGTTGGTTATCCCCGACCACCACCGGCGCGCCCCGGTGACTAAAGCACCCGGATTTCAACAGTGGCTCACCACGCGGGTAAGGCAGGGGCACGAAGCCGTCCTCCACGGCTACTATCACCTAAGGGATCAGCGGGCCGGGGAAACGTTCCGGGATCGTTGGACCACGCGGCTTTATACGGCGGGTGAAGGCGAATTTTATGACCTCGACCAGGAGCAAGCTTCCCGGCGGTTGCGCCAGGGACTGGCCGATTTCGGCTTTCTGCCGTGTCCCTTTGCCGGGTTCATCGCCCCCGCATGGTTGCTCGGCGCCGGCGCAAAATCCGCCGTGCAAGCCTGCGGTTTTCGCTACACCACGACGGTACACGGCGTCGACGACCTCATGACCGGCCGTTACCTGGCATCCCGCTCCCTGGTCTGGAGCACCCGAGCCGCATGGCGGCGATGGGCAAGCCTGCGCTGGAATGCCTGGCTGGACCGGCGCTTGCGGCAACGGGAAGTTCTCCGCATCGGGCTGCACCCGCCCGACCGGCGCTACCCGGAAATCTGGGTGCAGGTGCTTGAAATCGTTCGCCGGGCCGCCCGTGAACGGCAGCCGGTCTGCTATGAACAATTGGTGTCGGGTGTCGGGTCACACGGCGCCACGGCGGAACACGGCGACCACGGCGGAAAGACAGAAATCATCCGCAGAACACGCAGAAGAACGCAGAAAAAGAATCCCAAACGCTGGACTTGA
- the rpsN gene encoding 30S ribosomal protein S14: protein MAKKSWTERNKRKQKTVEKYAAIRAELKAKGDYEGLAKLPRDASPTRLVNRCEASGRRRAYIRRFHLSRIAFRELASQGLIPGVTKSSW from the coding sequence ATGGCAAAGAAGAGCTGGACTGAGAGGAACAAGCGCAAGCAGAAAACGGTGGAAAAGTACGCCGCGATTCGCGCTGAACTGAAGGCGAAAGGCGATTACGAAGGCCTTGCCAAGCTCCCGAGGGATGCCAGCCCGACCCGTTTGGTGAATCGCTGCGAGGCGAGCGGCCGGCGCCGCGCCTACATACGTCGTTTTCACCTTTCCCGTATCGCCTTTCGCGAGCTTGCTTCGCAGGGGTTGATTCCGGGAGTTACCAAATCCAGTTGGTGA
- a CDS encoding class I SAM-dependent rRNA methyltransferase, protein MHSQIPKLCSEKILAAHRRRAKTLPPETDAFRLVDGRGDELDGITIDAFAGSWLVQTRPGFPLPPFPPELGYRSVYRKLLSPEKRETPEHLAGERLTGPFLVRENGCKFWVDFQAGYSQGLFLDQRDNRSELRRRSNGRTVLNTFAYTCGFGVTAALGGALTVNLDLSRNFLDWGKRNYVANGIDPSPHDFIYGDAFDWLRRLNRRERRFDIVVLDPPTFSRDRHSHVFQLEHDYPSLIDLARGVLNRGGTLLCCANTHRLPAAHFQALLRSALPPSASLAPRRIPEDFPGSDYLKTFWAEL, encoded by the coding sequence ATGCATTCGCAAATCCCCAAACTCTGTTCCGAGAAAATTCTTGCCGCCCACCGGCGGCGAGCGAAAACGTTGCCGCCTGAGACGGATGCCTTCCGGCTGGTCGACGGCCGCGGCGACGAGCTTGACGGTATCACAATCGATGCCTTCGCCGGAAGCTGGCTCGTTCAGACGCGCCCAGGGTTCCCGCTCCCGCCGTTTCCACCCGAACTCGGCTACCGGTCGGTGTACCGCAAGCTGCTGTCGCCGGAAAAACGGGAGACCCCTGAGCACCTGGCCGGTGAGAGGCTGACGGGTCCCTTTCTGGTCCGGGAGAATGGGTGCAAATTCTGGGTCGATTTTCAGGCCGGTTATTCGCAGGGCTTGTTTCTTGACCAACGTGACAACCGCAGCGAATTGCGCCGCCGCAGCAACGGTAGAACCGTGCTGAACACGTTCGCCTACACGTGCGGTTTCGGCGTGACCGCAGCCCTGGGAGGCGCCCTCACGGTCAACCTCGACCTTTCCCGGAATTTCCTCGACTGGGGCAAACGGAATTATGTCGCCAATGGGATCGACCCGTCACCCCACGACTTCATTTACGGCGATGCGTTTGATTGGCTCCGGCGGCTTAACCGCCGCGAACGGCGCTTCGACATCGTGGTGCTGGATCCCCCAACCTTTTCCCGAGACCGCCATTCGCACGTCTTCCAGCTCGAACACGATTACCCCTCCCTGATTGACCTGGCGCGCGGAGTCCTTAACCGGGGCGGCACGCTCCTTTGTTGCGCGAATACTCATCGTTTGCCGGCTGCGCATTTTCAGGCCCTGCTGCGCTCAGCCCTGCCGCCTTCGGCAAGCCTGGCGCCGCGCCGGATACCCGAAGACTTTCCAGGCTCGGATTACCTGAAGACCTTTTGGGCGGAATTGTAA
- a CDS encoding DUF4105 domain-containing protein, whose translation MEKRFLVRLKTWTAFLLGTGLLLSVAVAQPLREGQAIQVPRLSDEARVSLVTYSPGEELYTAFGHSSIRVQDDELGFDRLYNYGTFDFDTPNFYLKFARGDLLYLLAVGPALAEMSERGELGQGVTEQVLDLTPDQKQTLFRDLEINLLPEHRGYLYDFLFDNCSTRIRDAFERILGQPLVATVTPGQTFRGMLDPYLQRIPWTGFGLYLLLGARVDRPVDPHTASFLPADLERAVLEARVNGRPLVSEHRRYYEAQPLPQLPPWLEPLPVLLCLTVVWLAVWFVRRRGRCARLSAAFFFLVGLVGAFILTFSLYTRYAVAHQNWNLCWLFPAHAIAGAWLYLKAAAPPAFLRWYFGLTAVAVALLAVTSPWLPQRFLLADYLWMALVAWRSWLEFRAG comes from the coding sequence TTGGAAAAGCGTTTTCTTGTCCGGCTGAAAACCTGGACAGCCTTTCTTCTCGGTACGGGCCTGCTGCTGAGCGTGGCGGTAGCGCAACCGCTGCGTGAAGGGCAGGCCATCCAAGTGCCGCGCCTGTCGGACGAGGCCCGCGTTTCGCTCGTGACATATAGTCCGGGCGAAGAGCTTTACACCGCCTTTGGGCATAGCTCGATCCGAGTCCAGGACGACGAGCTCGGGTTTGACCGGCTCTACAACTACGGCACCTTCGATTTCGATACGCCGAACTTTTACCTGAAATTCGCCCGGGGCGACCTGCTTTACCTGCTGGCGGTGGGGCCTGCCCTGGCCGAAATGAGTGAGCGGGGTGAACTGGGTCAGGGAGTGACCGAACAGGTGCTGGATCTGACCCCGGACCAGAAGCAGACCCTTTTTCGTGACCTCGAGATCAACCTGTTGCCCGAGCATCGGGGGTACCTTTACGACTTCCTGTTCGATAATTGTTCGACCCGGATCCGGGATGCCTTCGAGAGAATCCTCGGCCAACCCTTGGTGGCGACGGTAACCCCGGGCCAAACCTTCCGCGGGATGCTTGACCCGTACCTGCAGCGGATTCCGTGGACCGGGTTCGGCCTTTACCTTTTGCTCGGCGCCCGGGTGGACCGTCCGGTTGACCCGCACACCGCCTCCTTCCTGCCGGCAGACCTGGAACGTGCCGTGCTCGAGGCCCGGGTGAACGGCCGGCCTTTGGTCTCTGAACACCGCCGCTATTACGAAGCGCAGCCCCTGCCGCAACTCCCGCCGTGGCTCGAACCATTGCCGGTATTGCTCTGCCTCACGGTGGTGTGGCTCGCCGTTTGGTTCGTGCGAAGGCGCGGCCGTTGCGCCCGGCTTTCGGCGGCGTTCTTTTTCCTGGTTGGGCTGGTGGGCGCTTTTATTCTGACGTTTTCCCTGTACACGCGGTACGCCGTGGCGCACCAGAATTGGAATTTATGCTGGCTCTTTCCTGCCCACGCAATCGCCGGCGCATGGCTCTATCTGAAGGCTGCGGCGCCGCCGGCCTTTCTGCGATGGTACTTCGGCCTGACCGCCGTCGCGGTTGCACTGCTTGCAGTCACGTCGCCGTGGTTGCCCCAGCGATTCCTGCTTGCGGATTACCTGTGGATGGCTTTGGTGGCGTGGCGCAGCTGGCTTGAATTTCGTGCCGGCTAG
- a CDS encoding dihydrofolate reductase, translating into MTAIVAMTPSRVIGHRNAIPWRLPEDLRWFKQTTLGHPVLMGRKTFESLGKPLPGRANLVVSRSFEFQGVEMIRSPAEFDPGRYEREVFVIGGAEIYRVLLARCRQLLVTHVKTDYPGDAFFPAYEHLFRCVEEIRDAREFRIVRYERMGKCHK; encoded by the coding sequence ATGACCGCGATCGTGGCGATGACGCCCTCGCGGGTGATCGGGCACCGGAACGCAATTCCGTGGCGGTTACCGGAGGATTTGCGCTGGTTCAAGCAAACAACGCTCGGTCATCCGGTCCTCATGGGCCGGAAAACCTTTGAGTCGCTCGGGAAACCGTTGCCGGGACGCGCCAACCTCGTGGTGAGCCGGTCCTTTGAATTTCAGGGAGTCGAGATGATCCGGTCCCCGGCCGAGTTTGATCCTGGCCGTTACGAACGGGAAGTCTTCGTCATCGGCGGCGCGGAAATTTACCGGGTCCTTCTGGCCCGCTGCCGCCAACTGCTGGTGACGCACGTCAAAACGGATTACCCGGGCGACGCATTTTTTCCGGCGTACGAACACCTTTTCCGGTGTGTGGAAGAAATCCGCGACGCCAGAGAATTTCGGATCGTGCGGTACGAGCGCATGGGGAAATGCCACAAATGA